In Fusarium oxysporum f. sp. lycopersici 4287 chromosome 11, whole genome shotgun sequence, the following are encoded in one genomic region:
- a CDS encoding OPT family small oligopeptide transporter, with the protein MARKVEYADNLEPSRQEDGTIEGTSEEIIDNPDKATAFAISGIDEHYDIDSDNSPQPEVRANVPNVDDPSMPVNTLRAWTLGLLFTILGTGINQFFSMRYPSVTISSLVAQLVAYPAGRALAHALPIMRIRVFGREIALNPDHHFNIKEHALITIMSNLSFGPSWATDIIQAQVAPAFLGLKTPVGYQFLLALTMQLFGLGMAGMAYRFIVEPPHMVWPSTLANAALFQTLHGRANPKADGWSISRYRFFVYVFAGGWLWYWLPGFLFTGLSTFAFICWAAPNNIIVNNLFGMSTGLAYLPTTFDWSQIAYNGSPLVVPFWAQANVFAGWVILFALVTPILYYRNTWYTAYLPFSGGDIYDNTGNVFNASRVVDRHGNFSPEDYKSYSPIFMPVTFALSYGISFATMTCVPTYIFLNYWKQIVGAFNPQRKKDIHARLIERYPDAPWWWYAALTAIVLGLTIMVQEVYDTQMPVWGVFLAFGLAAFYLIPTGSVYAVANLNSNVLTVLGEIISGYAIPGKPVVMLIFKFYAYTGLSQAMIFASDMKLGLYMKIPRRTLFVAQLTACIVGSLTQNAVVLWMLHHVKDICESDQPNKYTCPQGRVNFSSSIVWGAVGPARLYSVGKIYSGLLHLFWLGALLPVVTFFLKKKFPNSKLLRNLHWPLFFAGTGNVPPATGINYSSAFAVSFIFNKWIRGRYPHWWAKYNYVLSAALDSGLAISAIVIFFALVFPGVSLSWWGNNVQGTTADGLGTPWRKLGTNETFGPSSWN; encoded by the exons ATGGCACGCAAGGTCGAATACGCCGACAACCTTGAGCcttcaagacaagaagatggTACCATCGAAGGCACATCAGAAGAAATCATCGACAACCCCGACAAAGCTACTGCCTTCGCCATCAGCGGCATAGACGAACACTACGATATCGACTCAGACAACTCGCCCCAACCAGAAGTCAGAGCCAATGTCCCCAATGTCGATGATCCCTCTATGCCTGTTAATACGCTCCGTGCTTGGACGCTAGGTTTACTGTTTACCATTCTCGGGACGGGTATCAATCAGTTCTTTTCAATGAGATATCCCAGTGTGACTATCTCATCGCTTGTCGCGCAGTTGGTCGCTTATCCTGCTGGAAGGGCCCTTGCGCATGCGCTTCCTATTATGAGGATTAGAGTGTTCGGGAGGGAGATTGCACTTAATCCTGATCATCacttcaacatcaaggagCATGCGCTGATTACTATCATGTCAAACCTCTCATTTGGACCGTCTTGGGCGACGGATATTATTCAAGCTCAAGTTGCGCCTGCGTTCTTGGGCCTGAAGACTCCCGTCGGGTATCAATTCTTACTCGCGCTTACTATGCAGCTGTTTGGCCTTGGAATGGCTGGTATGGCTTATCGGTTTATTGTTGAGCCGCCGCATATGGTCTGGCCTTCTACGCTTGCTAATGCGGCGCTGTTTCAGACGTTACATGGGAGAGCGAACCCAAAGGCTGATGGATGGAGTATTTCGAGGTATCGCTTCTTTGTCTACGTCTTTGCGGGTGGTTGGTTGTGG TACTGGCTGCCTGGGTTCCTCTTTACTGGACTGAGCACCTTTGCCTTCATCTGCTGGGCTGCACCAA AcaacatcatcgtcaacaaccTCTTTGGCATGTCAACAGGTCTCGCCTATCTCCCCACCACTTTTGACTGGTCCCAAATCGCATACAACGGCTCTCCCCTCGTCGTCCCCTTCTGGGCCCAAGCCAATGTCTTCGCCGGATGGGTCATCCTCTTCGCTCTCGTCACACCAATTCTGTATTACAGGAATACTTGGTATACAGCTTACCTACCGTTCTCGGGGGGTGACATCTACGACAACACTGGCAATGTCTTCAACGCGTCACGCGTCGTTGACCGCCACGGAAATTTCTCTCCGGAAGATTACAAGAGCTACAGCCCCATATTTATGCCAGTCACTTTCGCTCTCAGCTACGGTATCTCTTTCGCGACAATGACTTGCGTTCCGACGTACATCTTCCTCAACTACTGGAAGCAGATCGTCGGCGCCTTCAACCCGCAGCGGAAGAAGGATATTCATGCTCGGCTGATTGAGAGATACCCTGATGCTCCGTGGTGGTGGTACGCCGCATTGACTGCTATCGTCCTTGGTCTTACCATCATGGTTCAAGAGGTTTACGATACCCAAATGCCTGTTTGGGGTGTCTTTCTTGCCTTTGGTCTTGCAGCATTTTATCTCATCCCCACCGGAAGTGTCTATGCTGTAGCCAACTTGAACAGCAATGTCCTCACTGTCCTTGGCGAGATCATCTCAGGATATGCTATCCCAGGAAAGCCAGTAGTCATGCTGATCTTCAAGTTCTACGCATACACTGGACTCAGCCAGGCGATGATCTTTGCTTCGGATATGAAGCTTGGGCTGTACATGAAGATTCCCCGTCGCACACTATTTGTCGCACAATTGACTGCCTGCATTGTTGGGTCTCTCACTCAAAACGCCGTCGTCCTTTGGATGTTGCACCACGTCAAGGACATCTGTGAGAGCGACCAACCCAACAAGTATACCTGTCCCCAAGGTCGCGTCAACTTCTCATCAAGTATTGTTTGGGGAGCTGTCGGTCCTGCCCGGTTATACAGCGTAGGCAAGATCTACTCAGGACTTTTGCACCTATTCTGGCTTGGAGCACTACTACCAGTAGTAACTTTCTtcctgaagaagaagttccCCAACAGCAAGTTGCTACGTAACCTTCACTGGCCTCTCTTCTTCGCTGGTACTGGCAACGTGCCTCCCGCTACTGGCATCAACTATAGTTCTGCCTTTGCAGtctctttcatcttcaacaagtGGATTCGTGGAAGATACCCTCATTGGTGGGCGAAG TATAACTATGTTCTTTCGGCGGCGCTGGACTCTGGTCTTGCGATTTCTGCTATTGTAATCTTCTTTGCCCTCGTCTTCCCTGGGGTTAGTCTTAGTTGGTGGGGTAATAATGTCCAAGGCACGACAGCGGATGGTCTGGGCACTCCGTGGAGGAAGCTGGGCACGAATGAGACGTTCGGGCCATCTTCTTGGAATTGA
- a CDS encoding peroxiredoxin (alkyl hydroperoxide reductase subunit C) encodes MSSAFVQRPAPDFSATTLFPGGEFRDIKLSDFKGQWVVLLFYPMDFTFVCPTEIIQYNNALDRFREINTTVLGVSTDSHFTHLAWVEKPRKQGGLGPDLELPLVADKSTKISRSYGVLIEDEGIALRGLFIIDPKGVLRQITVNDLPVGRDVEETIRLVKAFQFTDEYGEVCPAGWQEGGKTMKADPKGSLEYFSEQGENGESRKRPRTE; translated from the exons atgtcttcagCCTTTGTTCAGCGCCCTGCTCCCGACTTCTCGGCTACTACCCTCTTCCCCGGAGGCGAGTTCAGAGACATTAAGCTCTCTGACTTCAAGGGACAATG GgtcgttcttctcttctaccCCATGGACTTCACCTTTGTCTGCCCTACCGAGATCATCCAGTACAACAACGCCCTCGACCGCTTCCGCGAGATCAACACCACCGTCCTCGGCGTTTCCACCGACTCCCACTTCACCCACCTTGCGTGGGTTGAGAAGCCCCGCAAGCAGGGCGGTCTGGGCCCCGACCTGGAGCTCCCCCTCGTCGCCGACAAGTCCACCAAGATCTCGCGCAGCTACGGCGTCCTCATCGAGGACGAGGGCATCGCGCTCCGcggcctcttcatcatcgaccCCAAGGGTGTTCTCCGCCAGATCACCGTCAACGACCTCCCCGTCGGCCGCGACGTCGAGGAGACGATCCGCCTCGTCAAGGCCTTCCAGTTCACCGACGAGTACGGCGAGGTGTGCCCTGCCGGATGGCAGGAGGGTGGAAAGACCATGAAGGCTGATCCCAAGGGAAGCCTGGAGTACTTTTCGGAGCAGGGAGAGAATGGTGAGTCCCGGAAGCGACCCAGGACTGAATAA
- a CDS encoding peroxiredoxin (alkyl hydroperoxide reductase subunit C), protein MSSAFVQRPAPDFSATTLFPGGEFRDIKLSDFKGQWVVLLFYPMDFTFVCPTEIIQYNNALDRFREINTTVLGVSTDSHFTHLAWVEKPRKQGGLGPDLELPLVADKSTKISRSYGVLIEDEGIALRGLFIIDPKGVLRQITVNDLPVGRDVEETIRLVKAFQFTDEYGEVCPAGWQEGGKTMKADPKGSLEYFSEQGENGAKA, encoded by the exons atgtcttcagCCTTTGTTCAGCGCCCTGCTCCCGACTTCTCGGCTACTACCCTCTTCCCCGGAGGCGAGTTCAGAGACATTAAGCTCTCTGACTTCAAGGGACAATG GgtcgttcttctcttctaccCCATGGACTTCACCTTTGTCTGCCCTACCGAGATCATCCAGTACAACAACGCCCTCGACCGCTTCCGCGAGATCAACACCACCGTCCTCGGCGTTTCCACCGACTCCCACTTCACCCACCTTGCGTGGGTTGAGAAGCCCCGCAAGCAGGGCGGTCTGGGCCCCGACCTGGAGCTCCCCCTCGTCGCCGACAAGTCCACCAAGATCTCGCGCAGCTACGGCGTCCTCATCGAGGACGAGGGCATCGCGCTCCGcggcctcttcatcatcgaccCCAAGGGTGTTCTCCGCCAGATCACCGTCAACGACCTCCCCGTCGGCCGCGACGTCGAGGAGACGATCCGCCTCGTCAAGGCCTTCCAGTTCACCGACGAGTACGGCGAGGTGTGCCCTGCCGGATGGCAGGAGGGTGGAAAGACCATGAAGGCTGATCCCAAGGGAAGCCTGGAGTACTTTTCGGAGCAGGGAGAGAATG GAGCTAAGGCATAG
- a CDS encoding peroxiredoxin (alkyl hydroperoxide reductase subunit C), producing MSSAFVQRPAPDFSATTLFPGGEFRDIKLSDFKGQWVVLLFYPMDFTFVCPTEIIQYNNALDRFREINTTVLGVSTDSHFTHLAWVEKPRKQGGLGPDLELPLVADKSTKISRSYGVLIEDEGIALRGLFIIDPKGVLRQITVNDLPVGRDVEETIRLVKAFQFTDEYGEVCPAGWQEGGKTMKADPKGSLEYFSEQGENDSNETRIPINTRQ from the exons atgtcttcagCCTTTGTTCAGCGCCCTGCTCCCGACTTCTCGGCTACTACCCTCTTCCCCGGAGGCGAGTTCAGAGACATTAAGCTCTCTGACTTCAAGGGACAATG GgtcgttcttctcttctaccCCATGGACTTCACCTTTGTCTGCCCTACCGAGATCATCCAGTACAACAACGCCCTCGACCGCTTCCGCGAGATCAACACCACCGTCCTCGGCGTTTCCACCGACTCCCACTTCACCCACCTTGCGTGGGTTGAGAAGCCCCGCAAGCAGGGCGGTCTGGGCCCCGACCTGGAGCTCCCCCTCGTCGCCGACAAGTCCACCAAGATCTCGCGCAGCTACGGCGTCCTCATCGAGGACGAGGGCATCGCGCTCCGcggcctcttcatcatcgaccCCAAGGGTGTTCTCCGCCAGATCACCGTCAACGACCTCCCCGTCGGCCGCGACGTCGAGGAGACGATCCGCCTCGTCAAGGCCTTCCAGTTCACCGACGAGTACGGCGAGGTGTGCCCTGCCGGATGGCAGGAGGGTGGAAAGACCATGAAGGCTGATCCCAAGGGAAGCCTGGAGTACTTTTCGGAGCAGGGAGAGAATG ATTCCAATGAGACTCGAATTCCAATCAACACCCGCCAgtaa
- a CDS encoding peroxiredoxin (alkyl hydroperoxide reductase subunit C), with protein MDFTFVCPTEIIQYNNALDRFREINTTVLGVSTDSHFTHLAWVEKPRKQGGLGPDLELPLVADKSTKISRSYGVLIEDEGIALRGLFIIDPKGVLRQITVNDLPVGRDVEETIRLVKAFQFTDEYGEVCPAGWQEGGKTMKADPKGSLEYFSEQGENGAKA; from the exons ATGGACTTCACCTTTGTCTGCCCTACCGAGATCATCCAGTACAACAACGCCCTCGACCGCTTCCGCGAGATCAACACCACCGTCCTCGGCGTTTCCACCGACTCCCACTTCACCCACCTTGCGTGGGTTGAGAAGCCCCGCAAGCAGGGCGGTCTGGGCCCCGACCTGGAGCTCCCCCTCGTCGCCGACAAGTCCACCAAGATCTCGCGCAGCTACGGCGTCCTCATCGAGGACGAGGGCATCGCGCTCCGcggcctcttcatcatcgaccCCAAGGGTGTTCTCCGCCAGATCACCGTCAACGACCTCCCCGTCGGCCGCGACGTCGAGGAGACGATCCGCCTCGTCAAGGCCTTCCAGTTCACCGACGAGTACGGCGAGGTGTGCCCTGCCGGATGGCAGGAGGGTGGAAAGACCATGAAGGCTGATCCCAAGGGAAGCCTGGAGTACTTTTCGGAGCAGGGAGAGAATG GAGCTAAGGCATAG
- a CDS encoding histone acetyltransferase gives MDHLNHHIKATSSITHLLVYADNYYVGFFQKQGFTKSASLDQSVCMECVKGYEGVTLMQYAIGTGLDGRQYELKRANKWKLRLSEWKIQSLDHDGRTLISLEDCRLSSVVS, from the coding sequence ATGGACCATCTCAATCACCATATCAAGGCTACTTCATCAATCACGCATCTATTGGTGTATGCTGATAACTATTATGTGGGATTCTTTCAGAAACAGGGATTTACAAAGAGTGCATCTCTGGATCAGTCTGTTTGTATGGAATGTGTCAAGGGCTACGAAGGAGTAACCCTGATGCAGTATGCTATAGGGACAGGGCTTGACGGCCGTCAGTACGAACTTAAGAGAGCTAATAAATGGAAACTTAGATTAAGTGAATGGAAGATCCAGAGCCTGGATCATGATGGCAGAACATTGATAAGCTTAGAAGATTGTAGGTTGAGCTCAGTGGTCTCATGA